A single genomic interval of Asinibacterium sp. OR53 harbors:
- the hemA gene encoding glutamyl-tRNA reductase has translation MAIDQFFVAGINYKKTDAHIRGQFAVGPDQYATLLQKASLYGLQEVFVLSTCNRTEIYGLADNAALLIELLCSVTTGSAAVFTEGCYIRQGHDAINHIFAVGAGLDSQILGDYEIVGQMKQAVKFAKERNCIGAFMERLFNTVLQASKTIKNETALSGGTISVSFAAIQFLKSRLIDHSSQQILLLGTGKIGRNTCKNLIDYLGIKDIVLINRTPEKAVELANEMGLKAAPYESLEQQVQDASVIIVATNASSPVITRQQLINSTPKILIDLSIPNNIEPAAGTLAHITLANVDDLSKINDETLLKRKAEVPKALTIIETHKAEFEEWLSLRSHVPVLKAVKQKLQDMYSCEIFRSAHQQLSSTPINKAAIQKVVNNVALKMRHQHQPGCHYIEAINDFMTSSTIR, from the coding sequence ATGGCTATTGATCAATTTTTTGTGGCAGGTATCAACTATAAAAAAACAGATGCGCATATCCGCGGTCAGTTTGCTGTAGGGCCCGATCAATACGCAACGCTCCTGCAAAAAGCTTCCCTGTATGGATTACAGGAAGTATTTGTGCTCAGTACCTGTAACCGTACTGAAATTTATGGCTTGGCCGACAATGCTGCTTTATTAATTGAATTATTGTGCAGTGTAACCACAGGTTCAGCCGCTGTTTTTACCGAAGGATGTTATATCAGGCAAGGCCATGACGCCATCAACCACATTTTTGCAGTTGGCGCCGGTCTCGATTCCCAGATACTGGGCGATTATGAGATCGTTGGACAAATGAAACAGGCCGTTAAGTTCGCCAAAGAAAGAAACTGCATCGGCGCTTTCATGGAAAGGTTATTCAACACCGTATTGCAGGCTTCTAAAACCATCAAGAATGAAACGGCGCTCAGCGGAGGTACTATTTCTGTTTCTTTTGCCGCCATTCAATTCCTTAAATCACGCCTTATTGATCATAGCAGCCAACAGATACTATTGTTGGGCACCGGCAAGATCGGTCGCAATACCTGCAAGAACCTGATCGATTACCTGGGTATCAAAGACATTGTGTTGATCAACCGCACACCAGAAAAAGCAGTGGAGCTGGCAAATGAAATGGGACTGAAAGCTGCTCCTTACGAATCATTGGAACAACAGGTACAGGATGCGTCGGTCATCATTGTGGCTACCAATGCCAGTAGTCCGGTCATCACCCGTCAACAATTGATCAACAGTACACCCAAGATATTGATCGACTTGTCTATCCCCAATAATATTGAACCTGCGGCCGGCACTTTAGCACATATTACCCTGGCCAACGTGGATGACCTGTCAAAGATCAACGATGAAACATTGCTGAAAAGAAAAGCAGAAGTGCCCAAAGCGCTGACCATCATTGAAACACATAAAGCCGAATTCGAAGAATGGCTCAGTCTGCGCAGCCATGTTCCGGTATTGAAAGCGGTCAAGCAGAAACTGCAAGACATGTACAGTTGTGAAATATTCCGCTCGGCGCACCAGCAATTATCTTCAACACCTATCAACAAAGCTGCCATACAGAAAGTGGTGAACAATGTGGCCTTGAAAATGCGCCACCAGCACCAACCCGGCTGCCACTATATAGAGGCGATCAATGATTTCATGACCAGCAGCACTATAAGATGA
- the hemC gene encoding hydroxymethylbilane synthase, producing the protein MNKLLRIGTRDSQLAVWQATLVQEQLKQHGISSELVLVKSDGDLDLVTPLYEIGVQGIFTKTLDAALLNKRIDIAVHSMKDVPTQPAKGIIQAAVLKRASYKDILVPSSSRAQPSESNDLTIATSSTRRKAQWLNHYPHHRIESLRGNVNTRLRKLAESNWHGAIFAAAGLERIGLRPDNAIELDWMLPAPSQGAIMVVCREHEHTVADACALMNDATTALCTQIEKDFLRSLFGGCTTPISALAELSNDTVLFRGNILSPDGKQKLETAIQVPVQKSTGIGITAATQLLEQGAGEIVAAIRNATHS; encoded by the coding sequence ATGAACAAGCTATTAAGAATTGGCACGCGCGACAGTCAATTGGCTGTCTGGCAGGCTACATTGGTACAGGAACAACTGAAACAACATGGTATATCCAGTGAGCTGGTGTTGGTGAAAAGTGATGGCGACCTCGACCTGGTAACACCGTTGTATGAAATAGGTGTGCAGGGCATTTTTACCAAGACCCTCGACGCAGCTCTTTTGAATAAACGCATAGACATCGCGGTGCATTCTATGAAAGATGTACCAACACAACCGGCAAAAGGCATCATACAAGCTGCCGTGCTAAAGAGGGCTTCGTATAAAGATATTTTAGTTCCTTCGTCATCCCGAGCGCAGCCGAGTGAGTCGAATGACCTCACCATTGCCACCAGCAGCACCCGCAGGAAAGCACAATGGCTCAACCATTATCCGCATCATCGTATAGAAAGTTTGCGCGGTAATGTGAACACCCGGTTGCGCAAGCTGGCAGAAAGCAATTGGCATGGCGCCATTTTTGCCGCCGCCGGGCTGGAGCGCATCGGCCTGCGGCCCGATAATGCCATAGAACTGGATTGGATGCTGCCCGCTCCGTCGCAAGGAGCCATCATGGTAGTATGCAGGGAGCATGAACATACAGTAGCCGATGCCTGTGCTTTAATGAACGATGCAACTACTGCACTATGCACACAAATCGAAAAAGATTTTCTCCGCAGTTTGTTCGGCGGATGTACCACACCTATCAGTGCCCTGGCTGAATTATCCAATGATACTGTTTTATTCCGTGGCAATATCCTTTCACCCGACGGTAAACAAAAGTTAGAAACAGCTATCCAGGTTCCCGTGCAAAAAAGCACGGGCATTGGTATAACTGCCGCCACCCAACTGCTGGAGCAGGGAGCCGGCGAAATAGTAGCTGCCATTCGCAATGCAACCCATTCGTAA